In Paracoccus jeotgali, the following are encoded in one genomic region:
- a CDS encoding DUF475 domain-containing protein: MQTDNAAASGKGMLHYFKWAFIVTLIGLALGAALGWQMTGTMGGMLSVFFICAVLAVLEISLSFDNAIVNANKLKSMSPVWQHRFLTWGIVIAVFGMRVIFPLLIVVIAAGIGPWQALVLAASKPADYAAIMRDAHLPIAAFGGSFLMMVGLSFFFDHEKDVHWVQWIEATMQRYSGIRGIEVAVVLVTVLIFSRFLRPEDSQVFFRAAIWGLLTFLLVEVVGGLLDHSQQMLSGAAKGGLGAFLYLEVLDASFSFDGVIGAFALSQNLFVIAIGLGIGAMYVRSMTIMLVEQGTLTQYRYLEHGAFYAIIALSIIMFLQSLFHIPEVVTGLGGAALIGVSLWSSIRWNRRVGDSADSAG, from the coding sequence ATGCAGACCGACAACGCTGCTGCCTCTGGCAAGGGGATGCTGCATTATTTCAAATGGGCGTTCATCGTCACGCTGATCGGGCTTGCGCTCGGCGCGGCTCTGGGCTGGCAGATGACGGGGACCATGGGCGGGATGCTCTCGGTCTTCTTCATCTGCGCGGTGCTGGCGGTGCTCGAAATCTCGCTGTCCTTCGACAATGCCATCGTGAACGCCAACAAGCTCAAGTCCATGTCGCCGGTCTGGCAGCACCGCTTTCTGACCTGGGGCATCGTCATCGCGGTCTTCGGGATGCGGGTCATCTTTCCGCTGCTGATCGTGGTCATCGCCGCCGGGATCGGGCCGTGGCAGGCGCTGGTGCTGGCGGCGTCGAAGCCCGCCGATTACGCCGCGATCATGCGCGACGCGCATCTGCCCATCGCGGCCTTTGGCGGCAGCTTCCTGATGATGGTCGGGCTCAGCTTCTTCTTCGACCATGAAAAGGACGTCCATTGGGTGCAGTGGATCGAAGCGACGATGCAGCGCTATTCCGGCATCCGCGGGATCGAGGTCGCGGTGGTGCTTGTCACCGTGCTGATCTTCTCGCGCTTCCTGCGGCCCGAGGATTCGCAGGTCTTCTTCCGCGCGGCGATCTGGGGACTGCTGACCTTCCTGCTGGTCGAGGTGGTGGGCGGGCTTCTGGATCACAGCCAGCAGATGCTGTCCGGCGCAGCCAAGGGCGGGCTGGGGGCGTTTCTCTATCTCGAGGTGCTGGACGCCTCCTTCAGCTTTGACGGCGTCATCGGGGCCTTTGCGCTTAGCCAGAACCTGTTCGTCATCGCCATCGGGCTGGGGATCGGGGCGATGTATGTGCGTTCGATGACCATCATGCTGGTCGAGCAGGGGACGCTGACGCAATACCGCTATCTGGAACACGGGGCCTTCTATGCCATCATCGCGCTGTCGATCATCATGTTCCTGCAATCGCTGTTCCACATCCCCGAGGTCGTGACGGGTCTGGGCGGGGCGGCGCTGATCGGGGTGTCGCTGTGGTCGTCGATCCGCTGGAACCGCCGCGTGGGCGACAGCGCGGACAGCGCCGGCTGA
- the opgC gene encoding OpgC domain-containing protein, which translates to MKRIVALDMLRGYALIAIMLDHMPISVLRQVTLSNFAIFDAAELFVLLSGFLVGLVWLGIETRQGIRAAQWRFFRRAIQVWLALIAGSVLLALLSRGLFEAGLPHTAVWSEYARWIVEFPLGYVVTLATLYMQPNLMDVLALYVLLLAVVPLTVPLMRRWPLAFAIGSVAVWAFAVPLNAMLPNQRASGGLLFNPFGWQALFHAGIAMGLFREQFMPVLLRHRRTLTVTACVILLYSLAMAQLWRYGPEAKALSKQLWQLVGPVDKWSLDEVRFIAILAASWIVAVPLAQPMARLAGTGAGRAMALIGRGGLISFVGCVLLSVLGDALMNTPGPTPWGRRLAVDLWTLAALWLVGVGAAAYARRKARRAAKVELAG; encoded by the coding sequence CAGCGTGCTGCGGCAGGTGACGCTGTCGAACTTCGCCATCTTCGACGCGGCCGAGCTGTTCGTGCTGCTCTCGGGCTTTCTGGTCGGGCTGGTCTGGCTGGGGATCGAGACGCGGCAGGGCATCCGCGCCGCGCAATGGCGGTTTTTCCGCCGCGCGATCCAGGTCTGGCTGGCGCTGATCGCGGGCAGCGTCCTGCTGGCGCTGCTGTCGCGCGGGCTGTTCGAGGCCGGACTGCCCCACACCGCCGTCTGGTCCGAATATGCCCGCTGGATCGTCGAGTTTCCGCTGGGCTATGTGGTGACGCTGGCCACGCTGTATATGCAGCCGAACCTGATGGATGTGCTGGCGCTGTATGTGCTGCTGCTGGCGGTGGTGCCGCTGACCGTGCCGCTGATGCGGCGCTGGCCGCTGGCTTTCGCCATCGGCTCGGTCGCGGTCTGGGCCTTTGCGGTGCCGCTGAACGCGATGCTGCCCAATCAGCGCGCCTCGGGCGGGCTGCTGTTCAACCCCTTCGGCTGGCAGGCGCTGTTTCATGCCGGGATCGCGATGGGGCTGTTCCGCGAGCAGTTCATGCCGGTCCTGTTGCGGCACCGCCGGACGCTGACCGTCACCGCCTGTGTCATCCTGCTGTATTCGCTGGCGATGGCGCAGCTGTGGCGCTATGGCCCCGAGGCCAAGGCGCTGTCGAAGCAGCTTTGGCAGCTTGTCGGGCCGGTCGACAAATGGTCGCTGGACGAGGTGCGATTCATCGCCATCCTCGCCGCATCCTGGATCGTCGCGGTGCCGCTGGCGCAGCCGATGGCGCGTCTGGCGGGGACCGGCGCGGGCCGAGCCATGGCGCTGATCGGGCGCGGCGGGCTGATCAGCTTTGTCGGCTGCGTGCTGCTGTCGGTGCTGGGCGATGCGCTGATGAACACCCCCGGCCCGACGCCTTGGGGACGGCGGCTGGCGGTCGATCTGTGGACGCTGGCGGCGCTGTGGCTGGTCGGCGTGGGTGCCGCGGCTTATGCGCGGCGCAAGGCGCGGCGGGCGGCGAAGGTCGAACTGGCCGGCTGA